From the genome of Malus sylvestris chromosome 6, drMalSylv7.2, whole genome shotgun sequence, one region includes:
- the LOC126627181 gene encoding sialyltransferase-like protein 2: MRLLRLAFVVSVLFGLVAILIYIIGVADLYETHQLTEEDVEALHSLQTGFQKCVAANGLGLQAALGKDYCQVIMQFPADTIPKWKDIKTGELEGLSYEFDLCEAVATWEQVRNSTTILTREFIDSLPNGWEDYAWRRINKGDHLNRCKNKTLCVEKLSLVLPATPPYVPRMFRRCAVIGNSGDLLQTRFGKEIDGYDVVIRENGAPIQNYTEYVGKKCTFRLLNRGSAKALDKVVMLDESRKEALIIKTTIHDAMNQMIREIPIKNHVYLLLGASFGSAAKGTGLKALEFGLSICDSVDMYGFTVDPGYKEWTRYFSEARQGHTPLHGRAYYQMMECLGLIKIHSPIRADPNRVVQWVPERSLVTAARLASEKLLRRIGAGYVDPLRMCSIVKKQVNLKLTSFLSLRKAAIDHQKYVKSATLYPLERSPRHGMLCTV, encoded by the exons ATGAGGCTTTTGCGGTTGGCGTTCGTGGTTTCTGTACTGTTCGGATTGGTCGCCATTCTCATCTACATCATCGGCGTCGCCGATCTCT ATGAGACGCATCAGCTTACGGAAGAAGATGTGGAGGCGCTGCATTCTTTGCAGACCGGTTTCCAGAAGTGTGTG GCTGCAAATGGATTAGGTTTGCAAGCCGCGCTCGGTAAAGATTACTGTCAAGTTATAATGCAGTTTCCTGCTGACACCATTCCTAAATGG AAAGATATTAAAACCGGTGAGCTTGAAGGCTTATCTTATGAGTTTGATCTTTGTGAGGCTGTGGCTACATGGGAACAG GTGCGGAATAGTACCACAATACTGACCAGGGAGTTTATTGACTCTTTACCAAATGGATGGGAGGATTATGCGTGGCGTAGGATTAACAAAGGAGATCACCT CAACCGCTGTAAGAACAAGACACTATGCGTGGAAAAACTTTCACTGGTACTCCCTGCAACACCACCATATGTTCCACGGATGTTTCGCCGATGTGCTGTGATTGGAAACTCAGGAGATCTTTTGCAAACAAGGTTTGGAAAGGAGATTGATGGCTATGATGTTGTTATTAGAGAAAATGGTGCACCAATTCAG AACTACACTGAATACGTGGGGAAGAAATGCACATTTCGGCTTCTTAATAGGGGATCTGCTAAAGCTCTTGATAAAGTCGTGATGTTAGACG AGTCAAGAAAGGAAGCATTGATCATCAAAACAACAATTCATGACGCCATGAACCAGATGATTCGG GAAATTCCTATAAAAAATCATGTATATCTCCTGCTAGGTGCTTCCTTTGGTTCTGCCGCAAAAGGAACCGGGCTCAAGGCTCTTGAATTTGGGCTCTCTATATGTGACTCAGTAGATATGTATGGTTTCACTGTTGATCCGGGATATAAAGAATG GACTAGATATTTCTCAGAAGCCCGACAAGGCCATACTCCTCTACATGGTAGGGCATACTACCAGATGATGGAGTGTTTGGGC CTTATCAAAATTCATTCGCCTATTCGAGCTGATCCAAACCGTGTTGTGCAATGGGTACCAGAACGAAGTTTAGTAACTGCTGCTAGACTTGCATCCGAGAAATTGTTGAG GAGGATTGGAGCAGGGTATGTAGATCCACTGCGTATGTGTTCAATTGTAAAGAAGCAAGTCAACCTAAAGCTGACATCATTTCTAAGTCTAAGAAAGGCCGCTATTGACCATCAGAAATATGTGAAAAGTGCAACCTTATACCCTCTGGAGCGTAGTCCTCGGCATGGTATGCTTTGCACTGTGTGA
- the LOC126625566 gene encoding peroxisomal fatty acid beta-oxidation multifunctional protein AIM1-like, producing the protein MGGSEEAVEIFTAARELGRERCLGLGKKREVFEFGEKAGGVWKKPVVAAVEGLALGGGLEWALRCHARVAAPRTQLGLPELSLGVIPGLGGTQRLPKLVGLQKAIEMMLSSKPILSEEGKKLSWNDVCRRKHHRKPSPYS; encoded by the exons ATGGGAGGCTCCGAAGAAGCAGTGGAAATATTTACGGCGGCGAGGGAATTGGGCCGCGAAAGGTGTCTTGGTTTGGGGAAAAAGCGGGAGGTGTTTGAGTTTGGGGAAAAAGCGGGAGGTGTCTGG AAAAAGCCTGTTGTTGCTGCCGTCGAAGGACTTGCACTAGGAGGTGGCTTGGAGTGGGCATTGAGGTGCCATGCACGTGTTGCTGCTCCAAGAACTCAACTTGGTCTTCCAGAGTTGTCTCTTGGAGTGATTCCTGGATTAGGAGGCACACAACGTCTTCCAAAGCTTGTAGGGCTTCAGAAGGCAATTGAAATGATGCTTTCATCGAAGCCAATCCTGTCTGAAGAAGGGAAGAAGCTAAGCTGGAATGACGTCTGCCGCAGAAAGCATCACAGAAAGCCTTCGCCATACTCATGA